A window of Negativicoccus succinicivorans genomic DNA:
GCAAATTCGGCGCGCTCATGGAGAATCTGCACATTCGCAAGGCCGATTGTTTGCGCGGCGTCAGCGACAAAGCGCAGCTTCTTGCCGACGGAGTCGAGCAATGTCCATTCGACATTCGGCGTAAGAATGGCTAACGGGATACCGGGAAAACCGCCGCCCGTACCGAGGTCAAGCGCGCGTGAGCGCGCCGGGAAATACGCGGGATCATAGCCCAGCCAGGAATCAATATAATGCTTCGCCAAAAATTCCTGCGGCTCGGTGATAGAAGTCAGGTTCATCACGCGATTTCGCTCGATTACCGCATCATAATACGCCGCATACGCCTGACTTTGCTCCGGCGTCAATGCGATCCCCAGCGACTTTGCCGCCGCTGCTATTTGTTCCGGGCTGAGCGTTGTCGTTTCAGGCATCATAGTTGACTCCCTGTTGCCGTTGCTGCTCCAAATAAATCATCAACACGGTAATATCCGCCGGCGAAACGCCGGAAACGCGCGAGGCCTGACCTAATGTGGCCGGCTTGACCTGCTGCAGCTTTTGCCGCGCTTCGATCGAAATGCCGCGCAACGTATCGTACGGCAAATCGTCCGGAAGTCGCGTCGTTTCCATTTTCTGCTGACGGCGAATGCGTTCCTGCTGTTTCGTAATATAACCTTCGTACTTGGTCGAAACAGACAGCTCTTCCCGCACATCGATGCCCGGATCGTCCCAGCCGAGCAAATCCGCGATATCCATATACGAAAGCTCCGGTCGCCGCAATAATTGCGCAGCGGTCGTGCCGGTTTTCAGCGCGGCGCTTCCCAAACGCGTGAGATAGGCATTCGTTTCCGCTGTCGGCGTAAGCATCGTTTCGCTCAACTTTCGATGCCCTTCTTCCACCGCGACGCGTTTCGCTTCATACCGCGCCCAACGCTCGTCACTTACTAAACCGAGTGTACGCCCGAGCGGCGTTAAACGCAAATCCGCATTGTCCTGACGCAATAACAGACGATATTCACTGCGGCTCGTCATCATGCGATACGGTTCATTCGTACCCTTCGTCACCAAGTCGTCAATCAGCGTGCCGATGTAGGCTTGCGCGCGCGTCAGCGTAAACGGTTCTTTACCGAGTACATAATGCGCCGCGTTAATGCCGGCGATGAAACCCTGCGCCGCGGCTTCTTCATAACCCGATGTTCCGTTGGCCTGGCCGGCGGAAAAAAGTCCGTCGCATTTTTTATAACGCAAGCCCGCCGTCAGCTGCAACGGGTCCAGACATTCATATTCAATCGCGTACGCCGGACGCATGATTTCGACATGCTCCAAGCCGGGAATCGTACGCAAAAAAGCATACTGCACGTCCATCGGCAGCGATGTCGACATGCCCTGGACATACATTTCATTCGTTTCCAAACCTTCCGGCTCGATAAAGAGTTGATGCCGTTCTTTATCCGCAAAGCGCACCACTTTATCTTCAATCGAAGGACAATAGCGCGCACCGACGCCGTGCACCAGCCCCGCGTATAAAGGAGCTCGATCCAAGTTGGCGCGAATAATCGCATGCGTTTCCGCATTGGTATAAGTCAACCAGCAACAAGTCGCGTTACGATCTTTGCGTTCGGATAAAAAGGAAAATGTGTGTGAATCCTTGTCGCCGTCCTGACGTTCCATGCGCTCAAGTGACAGAGTGCGCAGATCGACTCGACTCGGCGTGCCCGTTTTGAAACGACGCAGTTCGACGCCATGCTCTCGCAATGAATCCGCAAGTTTCAAACTCGCTCGGTAACCGTTCGGACCGCCGCTGTACTTATGCGTTCCAATCAGGATTTCACCTTGTAAATACGTTCCTGTCGCCAAGACAACCGCTTTTGCGCGATACGCTTCATCCAGCTCCGTTTTAATTCCGGTTACGCGACCGTCCTCTACCAGAAGATCTGTTACCATCAATTGCTTGACATCCAGCCGCGGCTCATTTTCAACGATTTGTTTCATGCGACGATGGTATGCGTTTTTATCATTTTGCGCGCGTAACGCATGGACAGCCGGCCCTTTGCCCCGGTTGAGCATGCGCATCTGAATCGCCGTTTCATCGGCGACTATCCCCATCTGTCCGCCCAACGCGTCCAACTCCCGCACGAGCTGGCTCTTACCCGGACCGCCGATCGCCGGATTACACGGCATCATCGCGATATTTTCTAAACTGATCGTGCACAACAATGTGCGCGCGCCCAAACGCGCCGCGGCGAGGCCCGCTTCGCAGCCCGCATGGCCGGCGCCGATCACGATCACGTCGTAACTTGCTACTTCGTACATATTCTTCCCCTTACTTACCGACGCAAAAACGTCGGAAAATTTCATCGGTAATGCTTGCCTCCGGGTTCCGCCCAACGATCGCTCCCAACGCGTCCCAGGCCGCCCGTAAATCTTCCGTAATCAAATCTTCCATCAAACCTTCATGCAGACCCTGCTGCGCGGAACGCAAGGAAGCGAGCGCCCGACGCGCCAAATCCTCCTGGCGCACGTTCGTCAAAAGGACGCTGTCCGCGCCGGCTTGCAGCCGGTGTTGCTCGACATAGGTCGCCAACGCGTTGCCGAGCTCGTCCATACCGGTGCCTGTACGCGCCGCGATCGCTACCTGCGGGAGGCCGCCGGTGAGCGCCTTCACCTCGTCAAGATCCGCCCGCAAAGGCAAATCCGTTTTATTTAAAAGTAAAATCGCCGCTTTGTTTTGCAAGGTCGCAAGCCATGCGCGTGTTTCCGCCGTCAGCGGCTGCGATGCATCCAGCACGGCGAGAATCAAATCCGCCTGCGCGAGTTCGCGGTGTGTACGCGCAATTCCCATTTGTTCAATTTGGTCGCTCGCTTCACGAATGCCCGCCGTGTCCACAAGCACCAGCGGAATGCCGTGAATCAGCGCCGATTCCGTAATCGTGTCGCGTGTCGTGCCGGGAATATCCGTCACAATCGCGCGCTCTTCCGCCAGCAATTGATTCAAAAGGCTTGATTTGCCCGCATTGGGTAAACCCGCGATGACGGTTTTTAATCCCTCTTTCCAAACTTTTCCCGCCGCCGCGCGGGCGATCATCGCTTCCAATTCAGTGATGATCGCGGTCAGTTTCGTATCGATTTCCGCCGGCGTCAGCTCCGCCAAATCCTCTTCGGGATAATCAATCACCGCTTCCAACGAAGCTACGAGTTCGGTCACCGCCGCGCCGGTCGCTTCCACCCAGCGGGAAAGTTTGCCCGTCAGTTGACCGACCGCCACGCCTAAGCCGACTTCGCTCTTCGCGGTAATAATATCATCCACCGCTTCCGCCTGCGTCAGATCAATACGCCCGTTCAAAAAGGCGCGCTCGGTAAATTCACCGCGTTCCGCCAAGCGCGCGCCCGCTTGGAGGCAAAGCTGCAAGCTGTGTTGTAACACCAGCATCCCGCCATGCAGTTGCAACTCCACGACATCTTCACCCGTATACGAACGCGGCGCGCGCATGACAAGCAAAATGCTTTCGTCCATCGTTTGCCCGTCCGCTACGATATGGCCGTAATGCGCCCGAAAACCGCGCGCATTATTCCAATCCAGCGGCGTGTACGGCCGAAAAACGCGCGCGGCGAGCGCCAGCGCCTCCGGCCCGCTGATCCGGATAATACCGATTCCGCCCGTGCCGAACGGCGTTGCGATCGCGGCAATGGTATCTTCGTTATACATAATTCTCCTTAGAAAAAGAAAGACCGGGATCGCCCCGGTCTGTAATGCGTTTACTGCTTGTAGTGAATCACCAAGTGGCGATTGTCCAGTTCGCCCTCACTCTTCGTGTAGACGTCCGGATCATCTTGCAATGTCAGATGAATAATTTTGCGTTCATACGCATTCATCGGTTCCAACACCAAGGGGCGTTGATTGCGTTTGACACGGTCCGCCATGCGGATCGCCAGCGATTCCAGCGTCGCTTGCCGACGCTCGCGGTAATCTTCCACGTCGAGCATGACGAAATACCGACCGCGGCCGCTCTGATTGGCCGCTAAATTGGTCAGATACTGCAACGAGTCCAACGTTTTGCCGTGTTTACCGATCAAAACGCCCAACCCGCGCCCGTGCAATTGTAATAAAATGCGTTCCGCAGTCATTCGCTTTTCGATCATCACATCGAGTCCCATCGCATCGGTGACGGATTGTAAAAAGGCTTTAGCGCGCTGCGCCGTTTCCGCTTGTTCTTCCGCCGAAAATGCGCTTTGGGAACGAGTATTTGTCACCGCTTCAGTCGCCACCGCGCCGGTATCCGCTACATGCGCCGTGGCGTCCGCTGCCGCCTCCGGACGCAGCGTTTCTTCCGCCGCTTGCGTTTCCTGCTCAACAACGGTCGCCGGTGTTTCAATAATCGGTTCTTCGTTTTGCACTTCGATACCGGTAGCGTCTTCAAGACCCGCGGACATTTTGGCCTGGCGCTTCGAAGCTTCCGTCAATTCTTCGCGCGGTACGATATAATCCGCTTTCGCAGTCTCTTTATCAACTTCCGATTCCGTCAGCTCACCATACAATTTGGTAACCAGGATGCGCGCCTCTTTGGCGCCGATACCGAAGATACCCTTTGACCCTTCCGACAGTACATCTACATTCACTTCACCGCGCGTGACTTGCAGCTCTGCTAATGCTTTCGCGGTAGCGTCTTCCACGGTTTTGCCCGTAAACTCGATTGGATGGCTCATTTGACACCTGCTCCCTTCGGCTTTTCACGAAACATGATAAACTGTTGCGCCATCTGGAATAAATTGGAAACTACCCAATAAACAACCAGACCGCTCGGAAAACTTAAGCTGATGTAGCCGATGAAAAGCGGCATAAAGACCAGCATGATTTTTTGCTGCTGCGCCGCCATAGAACCCGCCGAATTGTTGCTGCTCATCGTTTGCTTTTGCATGATGAACGTCGACAGCGCGGACAGAACCGGTAAAACATAGTACGGATCGGTCGCGCCCAGGCTCGGCAGCCATAAGAAGCTGATATATTCGGGATCGTATTGATAACTGCGCAACGCGTAGAAAATCGAAATCAAAAACGGCATCTGAATCAGCATCGGCAGGCAGCCCGACAGCGGATTGACACCCATCTCCTGATACATCTTCGTCATTTCCATTTGAATCCGTTGCGGATCCCCTTTATATTTCTTTTGAATCTCCTGAAGGCGCGGCTGCATTTCCTGCATGCTCTTCATCGAGCGGATCTGCTTAATCGCCAACGGCAAAAGCAGCACGCGAATCAGAATCGTCATTACTATAATTGCGATCCCGTAACTCGGGAATCCCGCCATCTGCGTCAATTGGTAGCAAAACGAC
This region includes:
- the rsmG gene encoding 16S rRNA (guanine(527)-N(7))-methyltransferase RsmG produces the protein MMPETTTLSPEQIAAAAKSLGIALTPEQSQAYAAYYDAVIERNRVMNLTSITEPQEFLAKHYIDSWLGYDPAYFPARSRALDLGTGGGFPGIPLAILTPNVEWTLLDSVGKKLRFVADAAQTIGLANVQILHERAEFAGQAKEYREQFAVVTSRAVADLRVLCEWALPFVARGGYFLAWKGPKGAEEASAAQRAIRELGGTLCEVRKLQRGEWFDERVLCIIQKVQATPKRFPRAPGKAAKQPL
- the jag gene encoding RNA-binding cell elongation regulator Jag/EloR, producing the protein MSHPIEFTGKTVEDATAKALAELQVTRGEVNVDVLSEGSKGIFGIGAKEARILVTKLYGELTESEVDKETAKADYIVPREELTEASKRQAKMSAGLEDATGIEVQNEEPIIETPATVVEQETQAAEETLRPEAAADATAHVADTGAVATEAVTNTRSQSAFSAEEQAETAQRAKAFLQSVTDAMGLDVMIEKRMTAERILLQLHGRGLGVLIGKHGKTLDSLQYLTNLAANQSGRGRYFVMLDVEDYRERRQATLESLAIRMADRVKRNQRPLVLEPMNAYERKIIHLTLQDDPDVYTKSEGELDNRHLVIHYKQ
- the mnmE gene encoding tRNA uridine-5-carboxymethylaminomethyl(34) synthesis GTPase MnmE; translated protein: MYNEDTIAAIATPFGTGGIGIIRISGPEALALAARVFRPYTPLDWNNARGFRAHYGHIVADGQTMDESILLVMRAPRSYTGEDVVELQLHGGMLVLQHSLQLCLQAGARLAERGEFTERAFLNGRIDLTQAEAVDDIITAKSEVGLGVAVGQLTGKLSRWVEATGAAVTELVASLEAVIDYPEEDLAELTPAEIDTKLTAIITELEAMIARAAAGKVWKEGLKTVIAGLPNAGKSSLLNQLLAEERAIVTDIPGTTRDTITESALIHGIPLVLVDTAGIREASDQIEQMGIARTHRELAQADLILAVLDASQPLTAETRAWLATLQNKAAILLLNKTDLPLRADLDEVKALTGGLPQVAIAARTGTGMDELGNALATYVEQHRLQAGADSVLLTNVRQEDLARRALASLRSAQQGLHEGLMEDLITEDLRAAWDALGAIVGRNPEASITDEIFRRFCVGK
- a CDS encoding YidC/Oxa1 family membrane protein insertase: MQHFLSFCYQLTQMAGFPSYGIAIIVMTILIRVLLLPLAIKQIRSMKSMQEMQPRLQEIQKKYKGDPQRIQMEMTKMYQEMGVNPLSGCLPMLIQMPFLISIFYALRSYQYDPEYISFLWLPSLGATDPYYVLPVLSALSTFIMQKQTMSSNNSAGSMAAQQQKIMLVFMPLFIGYISLSFPSGLVVYWVVSNLFQMAQQFIMFREKPKGAGVK
- the mnmG gene encoding tRNA uridine-5-carboxymethylaminomethyl(34) synthesis enzyme MnmG; amino-acid sequence: MYEVASYDVIVIGAGHAGCEAGLAAARLGARTLLCTISLENIAMMPCNPAIGGPGKSQLVRELDALGGQMGIVADETAIQMRMLNRGKGPAVHALRAQNDKNAYHRRMKQIVENEPRLDVKQLMVTDLLVEDGRVTGIKTELDEAYRAKAVVLATGTYLQGEILIGTHKYSGGPNGYRASLKLADSLREHGVELRRFKTGTPSRVDLRTLSLERMERQDGDKDSHTFSFLSERKDRNATCCWLTYTNAETHAIIRANLDRAPLYAGLVHGVGARYCPSIEDKVVRFADKERHQLFIEPEGLETNEMYVQGMSTSLPMDVQYAFLRTIPGLEHVEIMRPAYAIEYECLDPLQLTAGLRYKKCDGLFSAGQANGTSGYEEAAAQGFIAGINAAHYVLGKEPFTLTRAQAYIGTLIDDLVTKGTNEPYRMMTSRSEYRLLLRQDNADLRLTPLGRTLGLVSDERWARYEAKRVAVEEGHRKLSETMLTPTAETNAYLTRLGSAALKTGTTAAQLLRRPELSYMDIADLLGWDDPGIDVREELSVSTKYEGYITKQQERIRRQQKMETTRLPDDLPYDTLRGISIEARQKLQQVKPATLGQASRVSGVSPADITVLMIYLEQQRQQGVNYDA